In the Acidobacteriota bacterium genome, one interval contains:
- a CDS encoding DUF1016 N-terminal domain-containing protein — MARKSNLATKTQTSSAGKSSLQPASTARDSMKEISDIRRFYLTFPIRNAVRAELTWTHYRLLLKVERQEARNFYMLESINNNRSTRELERQINSLLYERLALSIATRTASRTRKS; from the coding sequence ATGGCGCGCAAAAGTAATCTGGCGACGAAAACCCAAACGTCATCCGCTGGTAAGTCAAGTCTGCAACCGGCGAGCACGGCAAGGGATTCGATGAAAGAAATCTCTGATATTCGTCGCTTTTATCTTACTTTTCCAATTCGGAACGCAGTGCGTGCCGAATTGACCTGGACGCATTATCGTTTGCTGCTCAAAGTCGAACGCCAGGAGGCGCGCAATTTTTATATGCTTGAATCCATCAACAACAATCGGAGCACCCGCGAACTTGAACGACAAATCAATTCGCTGCTCTATGAACGCCTGGCTTTGAGCATTGCAACGCGAACTGCGTCAAGAACGCGAAAGAGTTGA
- a CDS encoding CTP synthase, which produces MAKYIFVTGGVVSGLGKGLAAASIAALLEARGLKVTLQKLDPYINVDPGTMSPFEHGEVFVTDDGAETDLDLGHYERFSHAHLTRANSKTTGSIYLSVINKERRGDYLGKTIQVIPHITNEIKEVIRAAAKDYDVAIVEVGGTVGDIESLPFLEAIRQMRNDVGRKNALFIHLTLVPYIAAAHELKTKPTQHSVKELREIGIQPDILLCRCERPLPKEMKSKIALFCNVEQNEVITAQDVPTIYEVPLTFAEQKLDAMIVRKLKLDAPERNLKPWKELVQTIKHPDDSVTIGMVGKYVGLEDSYKSLNEALVHGGVANRLRVNIQWIESEDLIDDGNWQARLQGLDAILIPGGFGKRGVAGKLKAIHYARENKIPFFGICLGMQCACIEYARDVCGISAADSSEFEETTPDPIIFKLRDLIGVEEMGGTMRLGAYTCKLKEGSLAEKIYNTNQISERHRHRYEFNPKYEEILGKNGLVFSGKSPDGKFIEIIELDNHPWFLGCQFHPEFKSKPLAPHPLFVSFIHAAYEYHNRQTNTDAVSNVRVEEQEMKVGAAN; this is translated from the coding sequence ATGGCTAAATATATTTTCGTCACTGGCGGCGTGGTTTCCGGCTTGGGTAAAGGACTGGCGGCGGCTTCGATTGCCGCTTTGCTTGAAGCCCGGGGTTTGAAAGTCACTTTGCAAAAACTCGACCCTTACATCAATGTCGATCCCGGCACAATGTCACCTTTTGAACACGGCGAAGTATTTGTCACCGACGATGGCGCGGAAACCGATCTGGATTTGGGGCATTATGAACGGTTCTCGCACGCGCACCTGACGCGCGCCAACAGCAAGACCACCGGCAGCATTTATCTTTCGGTTATCAACAAAGAGCGACGCGGCGATTACCTGGGCAAAACCATTCAGGTCATTCCCCACATCACCAACGAAATCAAAGAGGTGATTCGCGCCGCCGCTAAAGATTACGACGTGGCGATTGTCGAAGTCGGCGGCACCGTCGGCGACATCGAATCCCTGCCATTCCTTGAAGCCATTCGTCAGATGCGCAATGATGTCGGGCGCAAAAATGCCCTGTTCATTCACCTGACGCTTGTGCCTTACATTGCCGCTGCCCACGAACTCAAAACCAAACCGACGCAACACTCCGTGAAAGAACTGCGCGAAATCGGTATTCAACCCGACATTCTCCTCTGTCGTTGCGAAAGACCGCTGCCGAAAGAGATGAAATCAAAAATTGCGCTCTTTTGTAACGTCGAACAAAACGAAGTCATTACCGCTCAGGATGTGCCGACGATTTACGAAGTGCCACTGACGTTTGCCGAACAAAAACTCGATGCCATGATTGTGCGAAAATTGAAACTCGACGCGCCGGAAAGAAATCTGAAACCCTGGAAAGAGTTGGTGCAAACCATCAAACACCCGGACGACAGCGTCACTATCGGTATGGTCGGTAAATATGTCGGTCTTGAAGATTCCTATAAGAGTTTGAATGAAGCGTTGGTGCATGGCGGCGTCGCCAACCGTCTGCGCGTCAACATCCAGTGGATTGAATCGGAAGATTTAATTGACGACGGCAACTGGCAAGCGCGACTCCAGGGATTAGACGCCATACTCATTCCCGGAGGGTTTGGCAAACGCGGCGTCGCAGGGAAACTCAAAGCCATCCACTATGCGAGAGAAAATAAAATTCCGTTTTTCGGCATCTGCCTCGGCATGCAATGCGCCTGCATTGAATATGCGAGAGATGTTTGCGGGATTAGCGCAGCCGATTCAAGCGAATTTGAAGAAACCACCCCAGACCCGATTATTTTCAAGTTGCGCGATTTGATTGGCGTCGAAGAGATGGGCGGAACCATGCGATTGGGCGCTTACACCTGTAAACTGAAAGAAGGCTCGCTTGCCGAAAAAATTTATAACACCAACCAAATCAGCGAGCGCCATCGCCATCGTTACGAATTCAATCCCAAGTACGAAGAAATCCTCGGCAAAAATGGTCTGGTGTTTTCGGGCAAATCACCCGATGGCAAATTCATTGAAATCATCGAACTCGACAATCACCCGTGGTTTCTGGGTTGTCAATTTCATCCCGAATTCAAATCCAAACCGCTGGCGCCGCATCCCCTGTTCGTTTCTTTCATTCACGCAGCTTATGAATACCATAACCGCCAGACGAACACCGACGCCGTCAGCAACGTCAGGGTCGAAGAACAGGAGATGAAGGTCGGCGCGGCAAATTGA
- a CDS encoding M20/M25/M40 family metallo-hydrolase: protein MKKLFIAGLCATLFTFNLALAEQDYNAEAKQIMNRADVQRAFAHVDAHQDPILQEWIQLTEINAPSGKERERAEAVKKILESLKLDKIYYDAKGNLIALRKGTAANGKAVVIDAHLDTVFQEGLKIKAQIKDGKLYAPGVGDDTRNVEAMLATIRALNDANIKTKLDLIFLFSVEEETSMLGAKAFVDENKSRIASYVALDGGYENMTYAGIGINWYKHHFLGAGGHTRSKTPPYSATLPMARAISRIYALELPKEPTVNLNIGMLGGAEVVNAKAADAWFTVDLRSTDQKLIDEYETKIAVIVNEEAAREGMKLKTELVTEKLPAAQIPGNRESFTVRMAEAAHRAIGFENVQVTPTASNNANIALLGGVQAFSTGCAPCGGDHSLAEWCAIEPFYKGIKKLILLEVALAGSL from the coding sequence ATGAAAAAATTGTTCATCGCAGGGTTGTGCGCCACACTGTTCACCTTCAACCTTGCCCTTGCCGAGCAGGATTACAACGCCGAAGCCAAACAAATCATGAATCGCGCTGATGTGCAACGGGCTTTTGCGCACGTTGACGCGCACCAAGACCCGATACTTCAGGAATGGATTCAACTCACGGAAATCAATGCGCCTTCGGGCAAAGAACGTGAACGCGCCGAAGCGGTTAAAAAAATTCTTGAAAGCCTCAAACTCGACAAAATTTATTATGATGCCAAAGGCAATCTCATCGCCCTTCGCAAAGGCACCGCCGCAAACGGTAAAGCGGTTGTCATTGATGCCCATCTCGACACGGTTTTTCAGGAAGGCTTGAAAATTAAAGCGCAAATCAAAGATGGCAAATTGTATGCGCCGGGCGTCGGCGATGACACGCGCAATGTCGAAGCCATGCTTGCAACCATTCGCGCCCTCAATGATGCCAATATCAAAACCAAACTCGATTTGATTTTTCTTTTTTCCGTCGAAGAAGAGACCAGTATGCTTGGCGCGAAAGCTTTCGTAGACGAAAACAAATCGCGCATCGCTTCTTACGTTGCGCTCGATGGCGGCTATGAAAATATGACCTACGCAGGCATCGGCATCAACTGGTACAAACACCATTTTCTCGGCGCAGGCGGGCATACACGCTCAAAAACCCCGCCTTATTCGGCGACCTTGCCGATGGCGCGCGCCATTTCGCGCATCTATGCGCTTGAACTGCCGAAAGAGCCGACCGTCAATTTAAACATCGGCATGCTGGGCGGCGCAGAGGTCGTCAATGCCAAAGCCGCTGACGCCTGGTTTACCGTAGACCTGCGTTCAACCGATCAGAAATTGATTGACGAATACGAAACGAAGATTGCAGTCATCGTCAACGAAGAAGCGGCGCGCGAAGGCATGAAATTAAAAACCGAACTGGTTACGGAAAAACTTCCGGCGGCGCAGATTCCCGGCAATCGCGAATCGTTCACGGTGCGCATGGCTGAGGCGGCGCATCGCGCCATCGGTTTTGAAAATGTGCAGGTCACACCGACGGCATCGAATAACGCCAACATCGCTTTGCTGGGCGGTGTGCAGGCATTTTCCACGGGCTGCGCGCCTTGCGGTGGCGATCATTCGCTCGCGGAATGGTGCGCTATTGAACCATTTTACAAAGGCATTAAAAAGCTCATCCTGCTCGAAGTCGCGCTCGCCGGCAGTTTGTAG
- the kdsB gene encoding 3-deoxy-manno-octulosonate cytidylyltransferase gives MGKAVAIIPARFASTRLPGKPILPLKNIPLIIHVVNRAKQANLIARVIVATDDERILNAVIEHGGEAQMTSTEAASGTDRIAEVAARLDAEIIVNVQGDEPLIDPTTIDAAIAPMLEDGHIHISTTSEPITEIADVFNPNVVKVVTDSLGFALYFSRSPIPYIRPDGGLTLEAFLQQDPTRLVNFRKHSGLYVYRNEFLQRFARMQPSGLERLESLEQLRALENGYKIRVVRVAHRSVGVDTEQDYERVKRLFEGERDGAQK, from the coding sequence ATGGGAAAAGCGGTTGCAATCATCCCAGCGCGGTTCGCTTCAACTCGATTGCCGGGTAAGCCAATCCTTCCTCTGAAGAACATCCCGCTCATCATTCACGTGGTCAATCGCGCCAAACAGGCGAATTTGATTGCGCGCGTCATTGTCGCAACCGATGACGAACGCATCTTGAATGCGGTAATTGAGCACGGCGGCGAAGCACAAATGACCTCGACTGAGGCGGCTTCGGGAACCGACCGCATCGCTGAAGTTGCAGCGCGTCTTGACGCCGAAATCATTGTCAATGTGCAAGGCGATGAACCGCTCATTGACCCCACAACCATTGATGCAGCGATTGCGCCAATGCTGGAAGACGGGCATATTCATATCAGCACCACATCGGAACCCATCACCGAAATTGCAGACGTTTTCAATCCCAACGTCGTCAAAGTCGTAACCGATAGCTTGGGCTTTGCGCTCTATTTTTCGCGTTCGCCGATTCCCTACATTCGACCGGACGGCGGACTGACGCTTGAAGCGTTTTTACAACAAGACCCGACGCGGCTCGTAAATTTTCGCAAGCATTCGGGACTGTACGTTTATCGCAACGAATTTTTACAAAGGTTTGCGCGAATGCAGCCTTCAGGGCTTGAACGCCTCGAAAGCCTTGAACAACTTCGCGCTCTGGAGAATGGTTATAAAATCCGCGTCGTCAGAGTCGCCCATCGCTCCGTCGGCGTTGACACCGAGCAGGATTATGAACGAGTGAAACGGTTATTTGAAGGGGAACGAGATGGCGCGCAAAAGTAA